In one window of Buchnera aphidicola (Cavariella theobaldi) DNA:
- the fdx gene encoding ISC system 2Fe-2S type ferredoxin, translating into MPIVTFLPHRIILPKGGQFFACPGETILDVGLRNHIQLEHACEKSCACSTCHCIVRKGFSSLSGWSEQEDDILDKAWGLESHSRLSCQAIIGLVDIEVEIPLYNINHW; encoded by the coding sequence ATGCCGATAGTTACATTTTTACCACATAGAATTATATTGCCTAAAGGTGGTCAATTTTTTGCATGTCCAGGTGAAACTATTTTAGATGTTGGATTACGTAATCATATTCAATTAGAACATGCTTGTGAAAAATCATGTGCATGCAGCACATGTCATTGTATTGTGAGAAAAGGATTTTCATCATTATCTGGTTGGTCTGAACAGGAAGATGATATTTTAGATAAAGCTTGGGGTTTAGAATCTCATAGTCGTTTAAGTTGCCAAGCTATTATTGGTTTGGTAGATATTGAAGTAGAAATACCTTTATACAATATTAATCATTGGTAA